One stretch of Streptomyces sp. 135 DNA includes these proteins:
- a CDS encoding NAD+ synthase, which produces MPQLRLALNQIDSTVGDLAGNAEAIVHWTRHSAEQGAHLVAFPEMALTGYPVEDLALRSSFVQASRDALHALAARLRDEGFGELPVVVGYLDRTEEAKPRYGQPAGAPRNAGAVLHRGEVVLTFSKHHLPNYGVFDEFRYFVPGETLPVLRVHGVDVALAICEDLWQDGGRVPATRSAGAGLLLSINASPYEQNKDDQRLELVRKRAQEAGCTTAYLAMIGGQDELVFDGDSIVVDKDGEVVARAPQFAEGCVVLDLELPAAAPVPPSGVVDDGLRIEHVTVSEEPLPAYEAELTGGYAERLDDDEEVYSALVVGLRAYAAKNGFSSVLIGLSGGIDSALTAAIACDALGARNVYGVAMPSRYSSEHSIGDAEELARRTGLNFRTVPIAPMFDAYMGSLGLTGLAEENLQSRLRGTMLMAISNQEGHIVLAPGNKSELAVGYSTLYGDSVGAYGPIKDVYKTSIFRLAEWRNRAAQERGQTPPIPENSISKPPSAELRPDQVDTDSLPDYPVLDAILELYVDRDQGADAIVAAGFDRELVTKTLRMVDTAEYKRRQYPPGAKISAKGFGKDRRLPITNRWRETAAG; this is translated from the coding sequence GTGCCTCAACTACGTCTCGCCCTGAACCAGATCGACTCCACCGTCGGCGATCTCGCCGGGAACGCCGAGGCGATCGTCCACTGGACCCGGCACTCCGCCGAGCAGGGGGCGCATCTCGTCGCGTTTCCCGAGATGGCGCTGACCGGGTATCCCGTGGAGGACCTCGCCCTGCGGTCGTCCTTCGTCCAGGCCTCGCGGGACGCGCTGCACGCGCTCGCCGCCCGGCTGCGGGACGAGGGCTTCGGGGAGTTGCCCGTCGTCGTCGGCTATCTCGACCGCACCGAGGAGGCCAAGCCCCGCTACGGCCAGCCCGCGGGCGCGCCGCGCAACGCCGGCGCCGTGCTGCACCGGGGCGAGGTCGTGCTGACGTTCTCCAAGCACCACCTGCCCAACTACGGCGTGTTCGACGAGTTCCGTTACTTCGTGCCGGGCGAGACCCTGCCGGTCCTGCGGGTGCACGGCGTCGACGTCGCCCTCGCCATCTGCGAGGACCTCTGGCAGGACGGCGGCCGCGTGCCCGCCACCCGCAGCGCGGGGGCCGGCCTGCTGCTCTCCATCAACGCCTCGCCGTACGAGCAGAACAAGGACGACCAGCGGCTGGAGCTCGTGCGCAAGCGGGCGCAGGAGGCCGGCTGCACCACCGCGTACCTCGCGATGATCGGCGGGCAGGACGAGCTGGTCTTCGACGGCGACTCGATCGTCGTCGACAAGGACGGCGAAGTCGTCGCGCGCGCCCCGCAGTTCGCCGAGGGCTGCGTGGTCCTGGACCTGGAGCTGCCCGCCGCCGCCCCGGTGCCGCCGTCCGGCGTCGTCGACGACGGGCTGCGCATCGAGCACGTCACGGTCTCCGAGGAGCCCCTGCCCGCGTACGAGGCGGAGCTCACCGGCGGGTACGCCGAGCGGCTGGACGACGACGAGGAGGTGTATTCGGCGCTGGTCGTGGGCCTGCGGGCGTACGCCGCGAAGAACGGCTTCAGCAGCGTCCTGATCGGGCTGTCCGGTGGCATCGACTCGGCGCTCACCGCCGCTATCGCGTGCGACGCGCTGGGCGCGCGGAACGTGTACGGGGTGGCCATGCCGTCCCGTTACTCGTCCGAGCACTCCATCGGCGACGCGGAGGAGCTGGCGCGCCGCACGGGGCTCAACTTCCGTACGGTGCCGATCGCCCCGATGTTCGACGCGTACATGGGCTCACTCGGGCTGACCGGGCTCGCCGAGGAGAACCTCCAGTCGCGCCTGCGCGGCACGATGCTGATGGCGATCTCCAACCAGGAGGGCCACATCGTGCTCGCGCCCGGCAACAAGTCCGAGCTGGCGGTGGGCTACTCCACGCTCTACGGCGACTCCGTGGGCGCCTACGGCCCCATCAAGGACGTCTACAAGACGTCGATCTTCCGGCTCGCGGAGTGGCGCAACCGCGCCGCGCAGGAGCGCGGGCAGACGCCGCCCATCCCGGAGAACTCCATCAGCAAGCCGCCGAGCGCGGAGCTGCGCCCCGACCAGGTCGACACGGACTCACTGCCGGACTATCCGGTCCTCGACGCCATTCTTGAGCTCTACGTCGACCGGGACCAGGGCGCCGACGCGATCGTGGCGGCGGGCTTCGACCGGGAGCTGGTCACGAAGACGCTGCGGATGGTGGACACGGCGGAGTACAAGCGCCGCCAGTACCCGCCGGGCGCGAAGATCTCCGCGAAGGGCTTCGGCAAGGACCGCCGCCTCCCCATCACCAACCGCTGGCGCGAGACCGCCGCCGGCTGA